Proteins co-encoded in one Ruegeria pomeroyi DSS-3 genomic window:
- the fghA gene encoding S-formylglutathione hydrolase translates to METVSENACFGGVQGVYRHASAATGCDMTFGLFLPAEAKDGPVPVLWYLSGLTCTHENAMVKAGAQGWAAEQGIALVFPDTSPRGEGVADHADYDLGQGAGFYVNATQEPWAPHFRMWDYVAEELPALVAEHFAIDPTRQAITGHSMGGHGALTLAMNLPGRYRSVSAFAPISNPTGSDWGRKQLNAYLGTDEAAWAKHDATLMMQQAGFDGPILIDTGTSDQFIDLLRPEALAAAIAERRQQATVRLQPGYDHSYFFVSSFMEDHVSFHAEALYRD, encoded by the coding sequence ATCGAAACCGTCTCGGAAAACGCCTGTTTCGGCGGTGTACAGGGTGTCTATCGCCATGCCTCGGCCGCCACCGGCTGTGACATGACCTTTGGCCTGTTCCTGCCGGCCGAGGCCAAGGACGGCCCGGTGCCGGTGCTGTGGTACCTGTCGGGCCTGACCTGCACCCATGAAAACGCCATGGTCAAGGCGGGTGCGCAGGGATGGGCCGCCGAGCAGGGAATCGCGTTGGTGTTTCCCGATACCTCGCCGCGCGGCGAGGGTGTCGCGGATCACGCGGATTACGATCTGGGTCAGGGCGCCGGGTTCTATGTGAACGCCACCCAGGAACCCTGGGCCCCGCATTTCCGCATGTGGGATTACGTGGCCGAGGAACTGCCAGCGCTGGTGGCGGAACATTTCGCCATCGACCCCACCCGTCAGGCGATCACCGGCCATTCCATGGGCGGGCACGGGGCGCTGACACTGGCGATGAACCTGCCGGGCCGCTATCGCTCGGTCTCGGCCTTCGCACCGATTTCGAACCCGACGGGCAGCGATTGGGGCCGCAAGCAGCTGAACGCCTATCTGGGAACAGACGAGGCGGCCTGGGCGAAACATGACGCGACGCTGATGATGCAACAGGCGGGTTTTGACGGTCCGATCCTGATCGACACCGGCACCAGTGACCAGTTCATCGACCTGCTCCGCCCCGAGGCGCTGGCCGCCGCCATCGCCGAGCGCCGCCAGCAGGCGACGGTGCGGCTGCAACCGGGGTATGATCATTCCTATTTCTTCGTCTCCAGTTTCATGGAAGACCACGTGTCGTTCCATGCCGAAGC
- the pepT gene encoding peptidase T produces the protein MQNQFDKELQDRLVRYAAIDSQSDESVPTSPSTACQFDMLHLLRDELVEMGAQDVELTEYGVVLATIPGTAPGPTVGFLAHVDTAPQFNASGVKPRVIGGYNGGDITFPDDPALVLSPAEHPYLAEKIGHDLITASGTTLLGADDKAGVAIIMTMARHLLNSPDIARGPIRVAFTPDEEIGHGVNERLPADLRADFAYTLDGGQVGEIEYESFSADRAVVTVTGVSIHPGWAKEKMVNAIHLAAKIVQTLPQATMTPETTDGRDGFIHATDMEGGSSEMVIKFILRDFERDGLAAKGELLRQVCAAVQAGEPRAAIKCEIYPQYRNMRYWLEKDMTPVELARAAAEAEGVAPISVPIRGGTDGSRLTEMGVPTPNIFTGMQCIHGPLEWISVQDMATATRTCLRLAQMAAKG, from the coding sequence ATGCAAAACCAATTCGACAAGGAACTTCAGGACCGTCTCGTGCGCTATGCCGCCATCGACAGCCAGAGCGACGAAAGCGTGCCCACCTCGCCCAGCACCGCCTGCCAGTTCGACATGCTGCACCTGCTGCGCGACGAGCTGGTCGAAATGGGCGCACAGGATGTGGAACTGACCGAGTATGGCGTGGTGCTGGCCACCATTCCGGGTACCGCGCCGGGGCCGACCGTTGGGTTCCTTGCTCATGTAGACACTGCACCGCAGTTCAACGCCAGCGGCGTGAAGCCACGCGTGATCGGCGGCTATAACGGCGGCGACATCACCTTTCCCGACGATCCCGCGCTGGTGCTGTCGCCCGCCGAACACCCCTATCTGGCGGAAAAGATCGGCCATGACCTGATCACCGCATCCGGCACCACGCTGCTCGGCGCCGATGACAAGGCGGGGGTGGCGATAATCATGACCATGGCGCGGCACCTGCTGAACAGCCCCGATATCGCGCGCGGCCCGATCCGCGTGGCCTTTACCCCCGACGAAGAGATCGGGCACGGCGTAAATGAACGGTTGCCCGCCGATCTGCGCGCCGATTTCGCCTATACGCTGGACGGCGGGCAGGTGGGCGAGATCGAGTATGAAAGCTTCTCGGCCGACCGCGCGGTGGTGACAGTGACAGGCGTGTCGATCCATCCTGGCTGGGCCAAGGAGAAGATGGTCAATGCCATCCACCTCGCCGCGAAGATCGTGCAGACCCTGCCGCAAGCAACGATGACCCCCGAAACCACCGACGGGCGCGACGGGTTTATCCACGCCACCGATATGGAGGGCGGCTCGTCCGAGATGGTGATCAAGTTCATCCTGCGCGATTTCGAGCGCGACGGGCTTGCCGCCAAGGGCGAGTTGCTGCGCCAAGTCTGCGCTGCCGTGCAGGCGGGCGAGCCGCGCGCGGCGATCAAGTGCGAGATCTATCCGCAATACCGCAACATGCGCTATTGGCTGGAAAAGGACATGACACCCGTCGAACTGGCCCGCGCGGCGGCCGAGGCCGAAGGGGTCGCGCCGATCTCGGTCCCGATCCGGGGCGGCACCGACGGCTCTCGCCTGACCGAAATGGGGGTGCCGACGCCCAATATCTTTACCGGCATGCAATGCATCCACGGACCTCTGGAATGGATTTCGGTGCAGGACATGGCAACCGCCACGCGCACCTGCCTGAGACTGGCGCAGATGGCAGCAAAGGGCTGA
- a CDS encoding alpha/beta fold hydrolase gives MGERNLTEERDKFAALHPEARHVVHGRDWGVIRVGQSGPALVLIPGTLGRADIFWQQIAALSGEARILAVSYPASGGISDWAADLAQIISDAEMQGATILGSSLGGYLAQYLTATEPALCGGLVAANTLASVRGIDQVPPYALDLATTPIDDLRAGFEAGLASWQAPDHPYSDLARLLLQEVRTRIPEGELRARLQALKTAPELPAQSLPRDRMFTVESDDDHLISPPMRSALRAALTPARAYRFRATSHFPYVTRPDAYTALLREVLGLTGDHAIWPAGEESLS, from the coding sequence TTGGGCGAGCGTAATCTGACAGAAGAACGCGACAAGTTTGCCGCCCTGCACCCGGAAGCGCGCCATGTCGTCCATGGCCGCGACTGGGGCGTGATCCGGGTGGGGCAAAGCGGCCCCGCGCTGGTGCTGATCCCGGGTACGCTGGGCCGGGCCGATATCTTCTGGCAACAGATCGCAGCGCTGTCGGGTGAGGCGCGCATCCTCGCGGTCAGCTATCCGGCCTCGGGCGGGATCAGCGATTGGGCGGCCGATCTGGCGCAGATTATCTCGGATGCCGAAATGCAGGGCGCGACCATACTCGGCTCGTCGCTGGGCGGCTATCTGGCACAGTATCTGACTGCCACCGAACCGGCGCTGTGCGGCGGGCTGGTGGCGGCCAATACGCTGGCCTCGGTTCGCGGGATCGACCAGGTGCCACCCTATGCGCTAGACCTTGCCACCACGCCAATCGACGATCTGCGCGCCGGGTTCGAGGCCGGGCTGGCGAGCTGGCAGGCACCCGACCATCCCTATAGCGATCTGGCGAGGCTCTTGCTGCAAGAGGTGCGCACACGCATTCCCGAAGGCGAATTGCGCGCGCGATTGCAGGCGCTGAAAACCGCGCCGGAACTGCCCGCGCAAAGCCTGCCACGTGATCGCATGTTCACTGTCGAAAGCGATGACGACCATCTGATTTCGCCGCCGATGCGCTCGGCCCTGCGCGCTGCGCTGACGCCCGCGCGCGCCTATCGGTTCCGCGCTACCAGCCACTTTCCCTATGTCACCCGTCCCGACGCCTATACCGCATTGCTGCGCGAGGTGCTGGGCCTGACAGGCGATCATGCGATCTGGCCCGCCGGGGAGGAGAGCCTGTCATGA
- a CDS encoding ornithine cyclodeaminase family protein produces the protein MKIISAEEIRQHLPMRDAIEVVEKTMIQVSQGKANLPLRTVMDINGTNRLGVMPGALSDPTLYGIKVLSLFPGNPAKGLSSHTGTVLLFDAETGQPRAALDADAITAIRTAAATAVATRALARSDAQVLALIGTGEQAESHIEALTLVREIAEIRVAGRNPERAAAFVRRMADHYPGITFTAATDVEQAVSGADIVCTLTSSPSVVLHGDWIGPGTHVNAVGASIPSMQEIDETLLLKSELFVDYRPSAFAQAREIISALETGAMSEAHVRGEIGEVLSGKIPGRSGTDAITLYRSLGIAAQDLACADHVCRTIG, from the coding sequence ATGAAGATCATATCCGCCGAAGAAATCCGCCAGCACTTGCCGATGCGCGATGCCATCGAGGTGGTGGAAAAGACGATGATCCAAGTTTCGCAAGGGAAGGCCAATCTGCCGCTGCGCACGGTGATGGATATCAACGGCACCAACCGGCTGGGCGTGATGCCCGGCGCGCTGAGCGACCCCACACTTTATGGGATCAAGGTCCTCAGCCTGTTTCCCGGCAATCCCGCCAAGGGGCTCAGCTCGCATACCGGAACCGTGCTGCTGTTCGATGCCGAGACCGGGCAGCCCCGCGCGGCATTGGATGCCGATGCGATCACCGCGATCCGCACCGCAGCCGCAACCGCGGTGGCGACACGGGCGCTGGCCCGGTCTGACGCGCAGGTGTTGGCGCTGATCGGCACGGGCGAGCAGGCCGAAAGCCATATCGAAGCGCTGACACTGGTGCGCGAGATTGCCGAGATCAGGGTTGCCGGGCGCAACCCCGAGCGCGCCGCCGCATTTGTCCGGCGCATGGCCGATCATTATCCCGGCATCACGTTCACCGCTGCCACCGATGTCGAACAGGCGGTCAGCGGGGCCGATATCGTCTGCACGCTGACCTCCTCGCCCTCGGTGGTTCTGCATGGCGACTGGATCGGGCCGGGCACGCATGTGAACGCGGTCGGCGCCTCGATCCCCTCGATGCAGGAAATCGACGAAACGCTGCTGCTGAAATCCGAGCTGTTCGTCGATTACCGCCCCTCGGCCTTTGCCCAGGCGCGCGAGATCATCTCGGCTCTGGAAACGGGCGCGATGAGCGAGGCGCATGTCAGGGGCGAGATCGGCGAGGTTCTCTCGGGCAAGATTCCGGGGCGCTCGGGCACCGATGCGATCACACTCTACCGCTCGCTTGGCATCGCCGCGCAGGATCTGGCCTGCGCCGATCATGTCTGCCGCACCATCGGCTAG